The proteins below come from a single Malus domestica chromosome 03, GDT2T_hap1 genomic window:
- the LOC139194038 gene encoding beta-glucosidase 13-like, producing the protein MAMRLQSLLLGVLLLTGFAAGDGKTTAVIPSRYSSASLNRSSFPSGFVFGSASASYQYEGAWDEGGKGPSIWDNFTHQYPEKVIDGSNGDVADDQYHRYKEDVKIMKDMGLDAYRFSISWSRLLPNGKLSGGVNKEGVQYYNNLINELLNKGVTPYATIFHWDLPQALEEEYGGFLNRQIVNHFRDYAELCFKLFGDRVKHWITLNEPYTFITFGYASGELAPGRCSAWQNLNCTGGDSATEPYIVAHHFLLAHAHAVKVYKTKYQASQEGVIGITLATNWFVPVSNATRHRNAANRSLDFMFGWFMEPLTSGQYPHSMQVLVKERLPKFTQEESKLIKGSFDFVGMNYYTTHYSSDQPHNNSANASFLTDARVFESTELNGVPIGPPAASSWLVIYPKGIREILLYAKHKYNNPLIYITENGLDEFDDPTLSLPQSLNDTHRIDYHYHHLDYLRKAINDGVNVKGYFAWSLLDNFEWASGYTLRFGFVYIDYNDGLKRHPKLSASWFKCFLG; encoded by the exons ATGGCAATGAGGTTACAGTCACTGCTGTTGGGTGTGCTACTACTAACTGGCTTTGCAGCGGGAGATGGTAAAACTACTGCTGTTATACCTAGTCGTTATAGCAGTGCTTCCCTGAACAGAAGCAGTTTTCCATCAGGCTTTGTATTTGGTTCAGCTTCAGCATCTTACCAA TATGAAGGTGCATGGGATGAAGGTGGTAAAGGACCAAGCATATGGGATAACTTCACCCACCAGTATCCAG AAAAAGTCATTGATGGAAGCAATGGGGACGTGGCTGATGATCAATACCACCGCTATAAG GAAGATGTAAAGATTATGAAGGATATGGGATTGGATGCTTATAGGTTCTCTATCTCATGGTCCAGATTGTTACCAA aTGGAAAGCTAAGTGGGGGTGTGAACAAGGAAGGAGTACAATACTACAACAATCTCATCAATGAACTCCTAAACAAAG GTGTAACGCCATATGCGACAATCTTTCATTGGGATCTTCCTCAAGCCTTAGAAGAAGAATATGGTGGTTTCTTAAACCGTCAAATTGT CAATCATTTTCGGGACTACGCAGAACTTTGCTTTAAGTTATTTGGCGATCGGGTAAAGCATTGGATCACACTAAATGAGCCATATACTTTTATTACTTTTGGCTATGCATCAGGAGAATTAGCACCCGGGCGATGTTCTGCTTGGCAGAACTTAAACTGCACCGGCGGTGATTCGGCTACCGAACCCTATATAGTAGCACACCACTTCCTCCTCGCTCATGCACATGCTGTTAAAGTGTACAAGACTAAATATCAG GCATCTCAAGAAGGCGTGATAGGAATAACATTAGCGACAAATTGGTTTGTGCCGGTTTCTAACGCAACGCGTCATCGGAATGCTGCGAATCGATCTTTGGATTTTATGTTTGGATG GTTTATGGAGCCATTGACAAGCGGCCAATATCCGCACAGTATGCAAGTTCTTGTTAAAGAAAGATTACCTAAATTTACACAAGAAGAATCCAAGTTAATAAAAGGGtcatttgattttgttggaATGAATTATTATACTACTCACTATTCAAGCGATCAACCTCATAATAATTCTGCAAATGCAAGCTTCCTGACCGATGCTCGCGTTTTTGAATCAA CCGAGCTTAATGGAGTCCCCATTGGTCCTCCG GCTGCTTCAAGCTGGCTAGTTATTTATCCAAAAGGCATTCGAGAGATTTTACTCTACGCAAAGCACAAATATAATAATCCGCTCATTTACATTACTGAGAACg GCCTTGACGAGTTCGATGATCCCACATTGTCACTTCCGCAATCCCTCAATGATACCCACAGAATTGATTACCACTACCACCACCTCGACTATCTTCGAAAAGCAATCAA TGATGGTGTAAATGTGAAGGGATACTTTGCATGGTCATTGCTGGACAATTTTGAATGGGCTTCTGGATACACCTTACGATTTGGTTTCGTCTATATAGATTACAATGATGGACTTAAGAGGCACCCAAAACTCTCAGCAAGCTGGTTCAAATGTTTCCTTGGATAA
- the LOC139194041 gene encoding beta-glucosidase 13-like: MAMRLQSLLLGVLLLTGFAAGDGKATAVIPSRYSSASLNRSSFPSGFVFGSASASYQYEGAWDEGGKGPSIWDNFTHQYPEKVIDGSNGDVADDQYHRYKEDVKIMKDMGLDAYRFSISWSRLLPNGKLSGGVNKEGVQYYNNLINELLNKGVTPYATIFHWDLPQALEEEYGGFLNRQIVNHFRDYAELCFKLFGDRVKHWITLNEPYTFITFGYASGELAPGRCSAWQNLNCTGGDSATEPYIVAHHFLLAHAHAVKVYKTKYQASQEGVIGITLATNWFVPVSNATRHRNAANRSLDFMFGWFMEPLTSGQYPHSMQVLVKERLPKFTQEESKLIKGSFDFVGMNYYTTHYSSDQPHNNSANASFLTDARVFESTELNGVPIGPPAASSWLVIYPKGIREILLYAKHKYNNPLIYITENGLDEFDDPTLSLPQSLNDTHRIDYHYHHLDYLRKAINDGVNVKGYFAWSLLDNFEWASGYTLRFGFVYIDYNDGLKRHPKLSASWFKCFLG, translated from the exons ATGGCAATGAGGTTACAGTCACTGCTGTTGGGTGTGCTACTACTAACTGGCTTTGCAGCGGGAGATGGTAAAGCTACTGCTGTTATACCTAGTCGTTATAGCAGTGCTTCCCTGAACAGAAGCAGTTTTCCATCAGGCTTTGTATTTGGTTCAGCTTCAGCATCTTACCAA TATGAAGGTGCATGGGATGAAGGTGGTAAAGGACCAAGCATATGGGATAACTTCACCCACCAGTATCCAG AAAAAGTCATTGATGGAAGCAATGGGGACGTGGCTGATGATCAATACCACCGCTATAAG GAAGATGTAAAGATTATGAAGGATATGGGATTGGATGCTTATAGGTTCTCTATCTCATGGTCCAGATTGTTACCAA aTGGAAAGCTAAGTGGGGGTGTGAACAAGGAAGGAGTACAATACTACAACAATCTCATCAATGAACTCCTAAACAAAG GTGTAACGCCATATGCGACAATCTTTCATTGGGATCTTCCTCAAGCCTTAGAAGAAGAATATGGTGGTTTCTTAAACCGTCAAATTGT CAATCATTTTCGGGACTACGCAGAACTTTGCTTTAAGTTATTTGGCGATCGGGTAAAGCATTGGATCACACTAAATGAGCCATATACTTTTATTACTTTTGGCTATGCATCAGGAGAATTAGCACCCGGGCGATGTTCTGCTTGGCAGAACTTAAACTGCACCGGCGGTGATTCGGCTACCGAACCCTATATAGTAGCACACCACTTCCTCCTCGCTCATGCACATGCTGTTAAAGTGTACAAGACTAAATATCAG GCATCTCAAGAAGGCGTGATAGGAATAACATTAGCGACAAATTGGTTTGTGCCGGTTTCTAACGCAACGCGTCATCGGAATGCTGCGAATCGATCTTTGGATTTTATGTTTGGATG GTTTATGGAGCCATTGACAAGCGGCCAATATCCGCACAGTATGCAAGTTCTTGTTAAAGAAAGATTACCTAAATTTACACAAGAAGAATCCAAGTTAATAAAAGGGtcatttgattttgttggaATGAATTATTATACTACTCACTATTCAAGCGATCAACCTCATAATAATTCTGCAAATGCAAGCTTCCTGACCGATGCTCGCGTTTTTGAATCAA CCGAGCTTAATGGAGTCCCCATTGGTCCTCCG GCTGCTTCAAGCTGGCTAGTTATTTATCCAAAAGGCATTCGAGAGATTTTACTCTACGCAAAGCACAAATATAATAATCCGCTCATTTACATTACTGAGAACg GCCTTGACGAGTTCGATGATCCCACATTGTCACTTCCGCAATCCCTCAATGATACCCACAGAATTGATTACCACTACCACCACCTCGACTATCTTCGAAAAGCAATCAA TGATGGTGTAAATGTGAAGGGATACTTTGCATGGTCATTGCTGGACAATTTTGAATGGGCTTCTGGATACACCTTACGATTTGGTTTCGTCTATATAGATTACAATGATGGACTTAAGAGGCACCCAAAACTCTCAGCAAGCTGGTTCAAATGTTTCCTTGGATAA